One Leisingera sp. M658 genomic window carries:
- a CDS encoding ABC transporter substrate-binding protein, translating to MPAGYVPLTDAAPLIAAQELGVAAEQQLTLELHRAPSWPRGGISICPPKSSIARCRENSRSHLRARSAKRPVSSAFMTTQQPSPGGARCNGLPYSPHSGTAWAARRHLQRPCKYFAAICTATPCAGPAPACPASL from the coding sequence ATCCCTGCCGGCTATGTCCCGCTGACCGATGCGGCGCCGCTGATTGCCGCGCAGGAATTGGGCGTTGCCGCCGAACAACAACTGACGCTGGAGCTGCACCGCGCGCCTTCCTGGCCGCGCGGCGGTATCTCGATCTGCCCGCCGAAATCTTCGATCGCGCGCTGTCGGGAAAATTCACGGTCACACCTCAGGGCCCGCAGCGCGAAGCGCCCGGTTTCATCGGCTTTCATGACGACGCAGCAGCCTTCCCCTGGCGGAGCCAGGTGCAATGGATTGCCTTACAGCCCGCACAGCGGAACGGCCTGGGCCGCGAGACGGCACTTGCAAAGGCCATGCAAGTACTTCGCAGCGATCTGTACTGCAACGCCCTGCGCGGGACCGGCGCCGGCTTGCCCGGCGTCCCTTTGA
- a CDS encoding ANTAR domain-containing response regulator: protein MPDALSIVVVETDRERAFMIVGGLREAGDFDIQVISEPSGLARRIQVRDPDVVLIDIANPSRGVLEELTLASGPKERPVAMFVDRSEDGLSAAAVEAGVSAYVVDGLQPARLKPVLDAAIARFRLFQRMRTELAEVKRALEERKVIDRAKGIVMKARGISEDEAYALLRKTAMNQNKRVADVAQALVTAAGLLA from the coding sequence ATGCCCGACGCCCTGTCCATTGTTGTTGTAGAAACAGACCGCGAACGCGCCTTCATGATTGTGGGCGGGCTGCGGGAAGCCGGGGATTTCGACATTCAGGTCATATCGGAACCTTCAGGCCTGGCGCGCCGGATACAGGTGCGTGACCCGGATGTTGTCCTCATCGATATTGCAAATCCCTCGCGCGGCGTGCTGGAGGAACTGACGCTTGCATCCGGCCCCAAGGAACGTCCGGTGGCCATGTTTGTCGATCGCAGCGAAGACGGGTTGTCTGCTGCCGCGGTGGAGGCCGGTGTTTCGGCTTATGTAGTCGACGGGCTGCAGCCCGCCCGGCTGAAGCCGGTTCTGGACGCCGCGATCGCCCGGTTCCGGCTGTTTCAGCGGATGCGCACCGAGCTTGCCGAAGTCAAGCGCGCCCTGGAAGAGCGCAAGGTCATCGACCGCGCCAAAGGCATCGTCATGAAGGCCCGCGGCATCAGCGAAGATGAAGCCTATGCGCTGCTGCGCAAGACCGCGATGAACCAGAACAAGCGCGTCGCAGACGTGGCGCAGGCGCTGGTCACCGCAGCAGGGCTGCTGGCATGA